CCCTGACATTTCATCCAGTGCCATCAAGCCAAAGTTTTAATCTGTCCAATACTTTGACTCATGACCAAATACTTCTacaaagtacgtttctgcaaaccacgatGTTAAGTTTCCCCAGAAAGCAAAACCTGAAGGACAGGTGTCGCAGGTTAGGAAACTAACAAAGCACtgcacaaatcacaaaaaaaaacaaaaaacaaagaaaactggTCCCTAAAAAAAGTATTCAGCAGTTTTCTGAAAGAAGTTTTCACGAGTTGGCTCTCTaacttttttccataaaataaaaaaaaaaaaaaaaaaagtacatcaGGTGTTTGGAGGTGATTTAATAAATATACAATTACCTAACAATCACAGGGCTGGCTTACTTATAATTCAGTGAGAAGTGACTGAACACCCAGGTAGAATTACCAAGGAAACAGCTTGAAGGAGATGATTAATAACTCGAGAAAATGAAGTGAGCGAGTgcacaggagagagagaaacacagagtcTGAGGAGGAGGGGCATGGTGTTAATTCTACAAATAGCGCAGCATCTCTGATTTAAAACACACCGCTCTGCTGCTGTGTCGCCACGCTGGGAAACATCTGTCTCACCGAATCCCTACAGCTCCATcctgtcccttttttttttctatcacagAACTTATTTACTTTGCTTCTCACACCATGTCTGTTTGAATATTCCCTCTTGCAGGTTAGTGCGAATTATTCTGATTAGGGACcacagtttttgtgtttcactTCATAATTAAAATACTCCGGCTGCAACAGCAGTTGAGTTTAATTATATCAAACCACAGCCACCAAAACAAGCACCTGAGGTTTTGTATAGCGGTGCTGAACACTATAAATGTAAATAGATTTGTGTGAGACATGAAAGTATTTATATGCTTACTTTTTTTTAGCTCAGGTGATGCAGACGACATTAAAATGTCCTTAAAGTCTCAGAGGATGGaggagttgtttttttgtttatttaccaCTCCAGGTATCAAAAATCACGTAACTCCTGTGAAAACCTGTTCTTCATGACAGATTAGGTGTATGAGAAAAATCATGCTATTGAGCGAGCTTAACAGGTGCAGGTGGATTATGTTACCTTTGAAAAGAGCCAGGCTGGCtgttttcccctgtttccagtctttttgctaagctaagctaagctaagcagaTGCTGGCTGTAGACCTACATTTAATGGACAGACATGACATTGTCTCTCAATCGTATCATCTAACCCTCAGCAGGagtgttgtttatttagatttttgttgtttatttcagcCCTCGCTTCATCACTCTGTCTTTGAAATAGCACAAATTAGATCATACCAATTTATGAAACAGCCTTTCGCATAACTGTTCACACGAAGAAGATTCTTCTTTGCAAAGTAACAAATCcttcaaaagcctttttaacCTGTTATACAATTAAAGAAAATTTGCAGTACATACATAGCTGTCAGGGATGTCACAAGCCTGTAACTCGGGAATGCGCCAACACAAAATTAATGTAACACAACCGGTGACGGCCCAGTTTCGACATTTCTACCAAACTCAGCTCACTTTACATGTTTATGAACTGTCTTTCAGGAGGTTGAGGGCTGGTGAGCTGGTGACTGCAGTTTGATTCTGCATTTCAAAatgtgtaagtgtgaaaccactggatatttctcACGAGGGATCACAGCTGCTGACATTTGTAGAGCGTGACACCACGGGAAacttttaaggagacctgggacaatttccagcgttgtattttaagccaaaacatgatattttcctaaccccaaccaagtcgtttatgtgcctaaacctaacaagatcataagcacagcattgtgacaagagaaatattgaaaattgaacctaaagaaatgtaaagttgcaacataaagaaacatagcttatgtggttttgcagaaacgtttgTACCAACATTTATCCTGCTGATTTGGTTGCAGATAACATCGGCCACTACAGTTAGTGAAACTAATCTCATTTAGCAAAAGCAGTCAATAAAGTTTCAGATACAAAGTATCTGATGATGtcaatgtaaaaatgtaaaacaaacaaacaaaaaaaaaaaaaaatttctttgTTAAACATTTTCTATCTCATTGCTGTCGGCCTAGTTTTCCAGTAAAGAGACCAACTCGTGACCAGAAACGGACCCTAATTTAtcctggacaaaaaaaaaacaacgtaaAGATGcttgaaaaaactaaaacacacaTCCTTTAATTAAACTGGATGACTTCAGCTAAACAGGATACTGAAATAGCTACGCTTTTACCCCCCAGTACCTCAATACAAACACAACCCCTACTCTAAAAGTCCGTACATTCCAGCACATTGTGGATACAGTGACTCACGGAGACAGATGTTGTCTGTGAAGTATCCCAGGAAGTTATCGCAGTCTTCTCTCCGGATCCCGCTGGCCGAGCAGGAGCACCACGGAGCCACGCTGGATGTGAAGTTGTCGACATAGTTGGGAGTTATCGTGCTTCCTGCAGAGAGACCGCACACAGGCCTCAATCAGTATTAAATATTCATTCTCCTCTGAGTTGTTACACAGTTCTCATAGTGCTTTGTTATTAACATTAATGCACATTGCATTTCCTACACCCCTGACCTGATGCACAGGGCTGATAATATTCCAGTGTTGTAGGTTAGACTGGCTGTGTGCGCTGACTTGTGAGAAATACTccaattttctcttttttaggTCACAGAAGTGTCTGgcattgagttttttttttgtttttttttctgtagctgttcttttttttttttatccttcacCATAGTGGAGGTAGGATTTCAAGTGCTTTAATAAATACAAGACAGGAATGAAAATgccaaatgtgtgtttgtgctgaggGGCATCATTTCAACTTCTTGAAATGCATTAGGTCCTCTCTCCGGCACGCCGAAAAAAGAAGTggctgttctttttcttttacgGACCgttataaaacaaattaaatattgtGTAAAGAGGCTGTGTTTCTGCAATGAGAgatttttatgcttttgtaTCTTAAACCACGTTGaacttttgttttctggtttAGAATTATACGTTTCATTTTATTCTCCCACTCACTCCGAGCCCgttctgtatttttaaatgtaccCTCTAGCTAGGTTTGACTCATTCTTGCCGTCCTGTCGCTGCAcaccttttctctttccttACCTAACACAACATATGGCTCATATCTTATTCCACATCCCCTACATGctcattttgtctcatttttaCCTGTTACCTCTCAGGCGTGCACCTACCTATGAGCCCTGTGTAGGCGAGGAGGCAGGCTCCGTAGTTCTCGTGTTTGCAGCCGTTGGCAGACGCTTCAGAGGGTTCGCAGTCGTGCTGAAACTGCGCCAGGCGAGACCTACAGAAACAACAGGCCGTGGTTAGCAAGAACACGATAGATCCCTGTGTTGTATGATGTAAAAAGTTTGCTGATTCTTTTTTATACATTCTTTATAACTCGGTCATTTAATTAAGAGTTTGCCCCTCCGACATAAAGAATTATCGTCGGCCGTGGTAAAGACTGAAAGCATTGGACTGTAATGTGAAAGTGATAGAAAGAGTAATATATTTCATCCCCCAGACCTGGGATCATTAGTAAAGCCCTCTGAGTGTAATGGGGCTGTGAAAAATAATGGCCATGACCAGAGATAGCAATGAGCGATAACTCTGATCCATCTGGCTCTTTATCTGTGCtaaatatttaatgtgttaTTCCAACAGGCTCTCTGGGGTGTTCTAACCAATGGTGGTAGAAAGCTTTAGGGTAAAACAGCGGGCCATTTTGTTGATTGAATGGCTGTTTATTTGGTTTCAAAGAGCCATAATATTGAGCAGCAGCGGCCAAAATATGTATGGTGAGGATATCTCCAATCTGTATCTGAGGAATACTGGAATAAACTGGGAATGGTGAAAGACTGGCCTTGCTGATTTGGTATACCTTCAGAAAAGTGGTGGATCATTAAGCAGAATCAAACTGGGAATTATCAGCATATTATAGCAATATGTTATTGTATCCATATGAGACCGTGGCTACATGAGGAATAACTTTAATATCTGTTACAGACATAAGAGACAGACTGACTTTGAAATACATGGGAGCCTATTAAAACATCTCAGTTTCCAACCTGCACACATAGTCGGCGTTGCAGATCCTCATCTGTGTAATGCAGCTGGGTTTTTCCGCGCTTTCATAAGAGCAACTGGGCACGATGGTCTGCCGTCGACGCTCTGCGCACGCCGTGTCGGTACAGGGGCAGAAGAGCAGTTCGTGTGTGTAGTCGGCGGGGACTCGGTCGAAGAACCGCCGCAGAGCCTTATTGCATTTGGGCCGGTTGCACAGGCCCGACTTGGCGGTGGGTTTGATGCAAGCTGAGACATATTCTGTGCGGAGCTTCTGGCACAGGTCGTCCACATTGCAAGCCTTGGCTGCATCCAGGCAGCGATTCACAGTTGTCATGCCAACATCAGAGTCTGTGGATGGAAGTGAGGTCAAAGACAAGCGTAGATATCAGTGGAGGAAAAACAGCAATAGGGCAGAAAGGTTTTTGTTGAGCGTGTGTGACCTGGTGGTATGTAcgctgtttatttattcaacatGCTGCGATGTAATCGCGCCTGGTTAGAGGTTCAAAAGTGGAGATCTGTGCTGTGGAATTAAAGATCGGCTTCAAGGAGGAAGTGTCTGGAAATAAACAATGCAGTCTAATTTCCAGAATAATAAATGCAGTATGAGGAGGGGAGTCAGGTCTCTCTTCTGTTATGAGAAGAGAACAATTCCTCAGGACATAAGCAGAACACAGTGGGcttctttgctttatttttgaCGTTAATGTTTTCAATCCTAGCAATTCAATAATCATGATAGCTGGCGTGTTTCACTTCCAGACTTTGAGTTGCAgctgttgccatttttcaaaaGCACTTACTGCATTTTGCTGTTCAATAGTGTCCACTCTCCACTCGCTCTCTCTACTTTTATCTGCAAAAGTGCGTCACTGCTACATCATTATGGCTTTGCCTCCATCTGTTAtttcaatgttatttttttttctattttttgttaCTATAAGTGCTCAGTCACAATTTGCTTTtatcaaacttttaaaatatgACTATAACTTCTCTTCACATTTGATGTACCAGATGGGTCTTTTTTGTGCCCTCATGACTTAATTATCCACTGACATTATTGACATGAGTTGCCGACATCACATGTAACCAGCAACTCTGTAAGACACAGAGAAATTAACACAGATGCTGATTAAATTAAGCTTCAGGAAATGCACAACATACTTGATATCCAAGCGTAACTAGATGCATCCTGTCATCAGTGAGTAACACAGACCTGACCTGATGAATGGTCATAGTGGGTGTGAGTGTGAACGCTGGTCCTTCTGAATGAACCTCTTGTGTTCACGTTGCCAGGGAAATGAGCAACCAGCTGACCGTTGATTGGTTTGCTTCGGGGATGACTCATCAGttttctgcagtgtgttttctAACACTGACAGGGGGTCGGATTTGTGGATAGCCTACACCTGTCACTCTGGGTGAGAATCTCCAGGCACCTCGCGATTCGTTTCTGATTCAGAAAGCTATGACCTTCAGCTTTCTTCATAGTTTTTCGGTGCCGAGGTGACAGCCATGTCacgagacgatgtagttcattgagctgttttacacaaaacttAATGGTATTTTGCTATtttaatgacaaactgcaactttcttgATTTGCaaatttatcttttaaattgataaaCATCATATGttgggcggctgtagctcaggaggtagagcgggttgGATGGTAAttggaaggtcactggtttCGAATCCCCGGCGTCCCCAGCTGCATAtggaagtgtccttgagcaagacactgaacctcaaactgctcctgatgagcagttggcaccttgcatggcagcctctgccatcagtgtatgaatgggtgaatgtgacaagtgttgtaaagcgttTTGAGCTTTACAACactgtagactggaaaagtgctgaagaaatgaaaagtccatttaccatatGTGTTGATGAATGATCAAGTTTTATCAGCCACTTAATAGAGTACGACTGTGTTTTTGCTCGGTGAGTAAAGCAAATCTACCAGCTTAGCTTTTGGCTGGTGGCTTGTGCTAATGTTGTGCCCGAGCTTTACATCCGTTTAATTCGCTGATTTAATAGGTTCAGCCATACGGGACCTTCAGCCTGGGCTTAACAAAATGGTTTCAGGCGATCATGATGTCGAGACTCGGGTTTTAAAATTCCCATTATTGACTTTTCTGCACTCAGACATGATCTTTCAAGAGAGAACTGCGACGCATCTGAGATCGGACCTTTtcccaaaagaaaagaaacttaATAATGcaggtcacttttttcttttctcgtTAAATGgacaaataataatcattagtttCTGTTGCCTTGGCCTAATCTTAACCCTAACTTAAACATAAGCTTTAGTAAACATCCTACATGATGGACATGTACAAATGACATATTCAGCTCACGTTGTTCACATTTAACACTGAGTTTGTAATTTTTATATccacaaaatgtaattttcttttcagaGTTTGGGCTTATTTTAATCAATTCTATGAGATTGCATTGTTATAAGAGCCTGAGGCTATATGAAGGAATGCCTGCATTAGTATTCACAGACAGTCTTGGATTGCGCTATTTCAACTGGCAGACTGGCAAAAGAGTAAAGTTGCCATCAAACAACTTGAAGCCAAAGATATGATTTAGGATGCTGGAATTGTGTTCAGATAAATGGTAATACAGGTGTAACTTTGTCTGAAGAACAGAAGGGACCTCTGCTTGCCTTGGGCACGcttccaggaaaaaaaatgtatatgtaagaaaaacaaaatgtcttcaaaaggtagaaaataaTAAGGTGAAAGTTAATGAAGGTCAGTGGACTTGCCAGCTGTAATAGAGGCCAAGCGGACATAGTCGTAATCTCTCTGCACTGTCTCGTAGGGATAGCTCTCCACCAGGTTGAGTCCTGAAAGAAAAGTAAGCACAGGTAGAAACATTTTCTTGAATACTGtaacaacatttaaacaaatcCTGAGGCTCCAACTTCTAAACTGCACTTTAGACCACTGACCATGTATGATGGACTGATGGAGGCTCCAGTAGATGCTCAGGCagttcttctccttcttcatgCCCCGTTTACACTGGCAGCCATGCAAGGGGCTGGACAGTAGGGCGGTCACAGCGTTGGCACACTGGCTCCTGGCGCCGGGGCCCAGCTTCACGCTGCCGTTGCCCGCCACACACTGACGCAAGGTCCGCAGACGTGGACTGCAAGTCTCATCGCTCGAGCACGAGTCTCCAGCCACCAAGCAGTCTCTGCCGGCCAGTATAACCTCTAACAGagctgtgagagagaaaatcagAGCACGGAGAGACGAAAGATAAGGGCACTTGAGATGGCAGCACAGGTGTCAGGTCACGAGATGAGAGGGAAAATACAGAGTAAAAGAGAAGCTGAAAAGTGTCAGGAGTGAGAAAGGGAAGAAGGCAGGAAAGTAGAGAACGTTCTTACAGTTGTGAGAGGATATTGAGCAATAAGTGAAATCAGCTGTGAGGTTTAGTGTGTGACTGACAGAGGTGAGATTCTTTTCAGCTTCTCAAGTATGCAATCATTACAACACTCTCTCCTACCAACCAGTGAAACGTTTAATGGATGTAGTTGACGCACCTCATTGCTCTGTTGCTTCAAAACTTGAGATGCGTCATGCATCGTAAGTTTGGTGAACTCGAAGGTATTGTGCGTGATGGGCGATCGTGAatgatttacagtattttttgtaGCCGTGATAGCAGCCTCACTCTAAAGATGGCAATGTTGAGCTGCTCATCGACCTCTTTGGTCCAGACCAGAGTACATGAGTCAAGTACATTGAGCGGAGAACACGGATAATATGTGTGTGTCGTGTACAGATACAGAGAACGTGAACAAGTGAATGACAAATTCAtaccacttctgttttcactcatAATGTCTCTTACTCCATCTGctcaaatcaaatattttcaatttcatgctGCTTTCATCTGCTGAGGTATTTCTGAGTCAATTGCCTCAGCCAATGAGTTGagctccaaaacacacacacacacacacacacagagagagagagagagagagagagagagatactcaagaagaaagaaagtaaTAAACCAacttattttccattttgtcaACCCTTTTCTTTGTGCCTTCAAAGCTGGATCTTCACTGAAACCCCACAGGTGAGTCTCACTCTCATCCTCTATTCAGCGCATGTCCGCTAAGTGCATCCAAATACAGGCATGTGGATGCTACAggggcacaaaaaaaaaaaaaaaaaagtccaaccAGCGCCAACGTCCTGGAAGGCCAGATGGTCAGTTGCAAATTCAAGGCAGAGATCCCAGGCCCTTCCTGCtatgtgtgtcagtttgtgctGCCTGGCCAGAAGCTGGAATAGACGCCATACATCATGAATGCAAATGAGCCGCTTGATTTGACATTTCCAATAAGCCTGTCTCAATGTACCAGTGGGTTTAGCCAATTAACCATGTCAGTAATCAATGTGTTCTGAGGCTCAGTTAAGTCCTCAGTTTCCCTGCCACATAAATCACCGGCAGATTGGCTGATCAGTTACCCTTGCGCACCGACTTAATGGTCCGCTTCAGGAGagataaaatggaaaatgaaactTAATGAAGTCAGCTGGAATGATACCCTCACTCCTATATACCTACAAAGCAGTATTGTGCACTTAAAGAGTATCAGCTTTTGTTTAAGTGCTCTCAAGATTTGAAAATAATCTTGAAGGTTGGATTAAAGCTTCATGGAGCTTTATAATGGGTTTCTGCTTGTTGTCTAGACtgatttctatttattttttaatgttcttattattttcttgtgtttggtATCTTGTTCAACAAGTAGTGTGCATGTTCACGTACTGTACCCATGTATTTGTTCATGACGCCACTCGGCTTCCAGCAGAACATTCTGCTTTTCGTCACGTCTACATTTCAAGTCGATCGAGCAGTAAAGCTGTAGAAGACGCTTTCATCAATCGCCTTTGTCTTCTTCAAAAGCCTCAGATTTCTAGTTTATGTGTATTCTTTTGAAATATTAACTTGAGCCGAAggagagagattttttttgaGAGCGGAGACATTCAtcaaaagtcattaaaatggAAAAGGGTTAGGAGTGACACACTTTAATAACATCCAAGTGAATATTAAATTCGGTCTTATTCTTTATTGATCTCCTGCTGGTCACATTAAGCTCCTTAAGTATAGCACCCTGCCTTTGAGATAAAAGTGAAGTTTATAATATCGTAGAAGCAGTGTCGGGCCTCGTGTGTCCTTTTATTCATTGTTTGCTGTATCTGTGACGACTTCTTGAAGCTGAACATTAAAGTTACTCAGTGAACACAAActgttcctgtgtgtgcatCATGTTGGCAAAGATGCAACCTCTATGTTTCTGTTATAAACTATTGCTGTCTGATACTCTGCCCAAGACAACATTATTTGCTTTTATGGCTCCAAATTAGCAATTTCAGACATCAAAGCAGAGAAAATTGAATTTGGCAAAAATGAGACGGTAAAATATCCGTCTGCATTCAAAATAAAGCGACGTCAGCTCCGctcacagctcacagctcacgtagacatcaaacaaacagagctggaAGAAAACAGTGTAATTTGTGTTCAAAGATTCTGAATGAGAAGCAGTTACACTTTGATGAGGACGTGTTAGGTAACTTATGTGTGCTACACAGAACATTATTTAGTTTCAGCCATTCAGTCGCTCCATCTCTTTTACAGAGAGAAGATGCTGCCTGTAGGACTGTCATACAAATGATTTAGTCAGAACATCAGATATCAAAACACTTGTCAAATGTGCAAACAACCTCAGGACCAACATTTCAGTCAGAGGTATTATCAAAGAATTTGGTCTGCAGTGAACCGATGCGACGCTGTCTTCTGTCAGAAAACACTGTGCTCTTCATTGTTACACAAATGCTTCACTTACACAGTATACAGTTCCTCAGGCATGAGGCAGGAGCTGCCATCAAAAGCAAGTAGTAAGAAACTGGAACGGAGAAGTCTCTGGTGAGGGAGGGACGAACAGGAGCACAAAGGAGTAAACAACTCATAGAAGCAGGAGCGTCGAGGGTCCTGAGTGAcggagtttgtattattaaaccCGCCTCACTGACTGGCTTGATGTTTGCAGAAGTCGGATAATCGTGATCGACTCGCAACTTGCGTGAGTAAAATGCTCTGCTTGAACAGATGAGATGAATCTTCCTTCTGATGTGATTCTAGTGGCTCGTTTTAAGTATATTACCGCGACATGTTactcaaattttatttatttgtttaggaAAATTATGTTATTCCAATGTCGTGTTTCTATGACATGAATTGCGATAAACAACAGTAGGAAAGAGCAAAAAACTTCAAAACCTCTGCTGTTAAAAGTTTAGATTTACAGCAAGTGAAGTTAATTTCTTCATAGGCTGTGCCAAGTGTCAGAACTGGGAAAAAACATTACCATACGTATTGACGATAGTACTGGCAGACTCTCCCACTAACAATTGAAACTACAGAGAGGTAGACAGCCAATAGTGTCAAAAGCAGAGGAATTCTGGTACTTTTAAACCTGGACGTGATACGTACATGTTTTGGAATCGGCCCAGAAGATCACCTCGGCCGGCCTTCGCGACCTGCctgcaatggctgcaacgtaatcctttggggcaactccaacagacaaagttacgtccactaaaCGTGCTTGGTTTTGCCACGTACAGGCTGCGGTTGTTACTGTAATAGGTTGTAATATAAAAACCGTACCCAGAAATACAAGTCTCGCTCATAGAGGAGTCTCATTCTGAAATCTCACGAGAGGCAAGATGCTGCAGGAATACAACGGTATGAAGTCAGAGTTTACCAAGAAGAACCACCTACAAGATGTTATTTCCAGTGAAATACCCGGCTGACTATATAACTCTAacaaatcattattattttacccTTATATGTTCTCTCTGAGTCAGGCGGATCAGTTTTTTGGAAATATTCCGATACTCATTGGACATATAAGTTGGTATGTTGCACCTGGTGGTATCTTGATCATAAGTTTTCATGAAATTGAAGCTCCTGTTATACACATTCAAACTGCACCAATGCTTAACGGCGGAGGGGTGAATGCTTAGTAAGAAGCAGAAATAATCCAATCTCTGTAAGAATGGGTGAGATGATTCATAgcaatgctaaaaaaaaaaaaggtcggTGCCTGTTTATAAGGCATTCTGATCTTATTTAAACAACATATGATTGGCAACCATCGTGCAGTGAGTCAGGATCAGCATCTGCACTCTGTTCTACACCCTGTATTTTAGAAGACCCATCATTTGTATGCCCTGGTTGGCTGGCTCGAGTCCCTCCTCAGGGCTGCAGACAGCCAGCACTTTCACACCCAGAGAAAAAACACGATGTGTCACGCTCTCCACCTCTGCAAGCAAAGGACGATACGCTGATAAGTTAATTGCAACCATTACATACCAATAGTCGATGCACTCATAGTGTCACCATTTCCAAGTGAAGATAAAGCAGCCTTTGTTGCATGACATTGAGATTGAACTTGACAAGCCTTCACACCAACATACAAATTGgagcacgcacgcacacacacacacacacacacacacacacacacacacacacacacacacacttcactccTTCAGTCTTTCTCCCAAATAATCACAGCCTTTATTTTACTCACATCTgaggaaatgaataaaaatgtaacttctCGTACTCCGTCTGTTGGAAACTGTTCTGCACATCAAAAGAAAGCTTttcataatttaatttcttaGTTGCAGTAAcaagctgcagctcctcctttCATAGAAATGTTAGAAGCCTTCTGTTTGGTTATCAAGCAAATTAGCGACGGCTGAAGAAGCAACCTCACCTGGATGACTGATAGCCTGATAAATGTATGGTGACTTTGCTATCATTAAATAGTGATGTCTCAGTTAGAGCtgaaaaatagttaaaaattaATATCCAGCAAATATGACAATTATACTGGATTGctttagtcatttttttaaagaaaataccCTAAATTAATTGGTTCcggattttaaaatgttaatatttgttattttttcagtcTACTTGAGCtctgaaaaatgtttcacttctttctttttttcaagaaaataatcagaagatGAAACTCTAAAGGATTTAATTGTAAGTTGCAGCTCTCGTCTCTGTGCAGAGGCACTGAAATAAAGTatgtaaattatataaatggAAACATTAAGCCCATTGATGTATGCCATCCCAAAGATTAAGGAGTAGAAGAGATTTGGCAgttttcagattattttggTGTTCTGGCCCAGACACACTGAACCGACATCAAAGCCAAAAAGTTGCACTTTAACACACCAAAAACTGCAGCCAACTGCCAACTAGCTGCTAAGTTGTGTGCCTGCGTGGTGGCCAcagtcttttccttttcttcttccgtTTCTCGTCTTATGCACGGATTCACTAAGCTGAACAGCCAGTCacagtgatttctctcaccgacGGCGCCGCCGCAGATTCAACATGCTCAATCCAATCCAACCCAGGATTTTGCAGGCTTAAGGCTCATTCCCAGAGAGCAAACTTGTTGCAGCCCAGATCTGGTACGCTCATCCGACTGGATCTGGCCCAGATTTGGTTATATTGGGTTCCCTCTTGGCTGACATCTGGCCATGCTTTGGCCTgtttgtggctcagatctggcaaacaggagcagaccgcccaagtgccatcattccacgcGGCATGTGGGCCAGA
This window of the Pagrus major chromosome 18, Pma_NU_1.0 genome carries:
- the gfra4b gene encoding GDNF family receptor alpha-4 → MNKYMALLEVILAGRDCLVAGDSCSSDETCSPRLRTLRQCVAGNGSVKLGPGARSQCANAVTALLSSPLHGCQCKRGMKKEKNCLSIYWSLHQSIIHGLNLVESYPYETVQRDYDYVRLASITADSDVGMTTVNRCLDAAKACNVDDLCQKLRTEYVSACIKPTAKSGLCNRPKCNKALRRFFDRVPADYTHELLFCPCTDTACAERRRQTIVPSCSYESAEKPSCITQMRICNADYVCRSRLAQFQHDCEPSEASANGCKHENYGACLLAYTGLIGSTITPNYVDNFTSSVAPWCSCSASGIRREDCDNFLGYFTDNICLRNALVTFGSETDPQPTLSQSSTASPGLSSSSTNRSTTSPQETIETMRNILDTIIPTQGLENEQLVGQSTLPSSSLPISASPPSPILQGLLLMLLHLLNNGH